The bacterium genome segment ATTCTTCACCGCCGCGCGCACCGATTCGGAGTCCGTCACGTCGATCGCGACCGGCGATGCCCGCCCGCCCGCTTGGGCGATCGCGGCGACGACCGCGCGCGCGGCGTCCTCGCGTTCCCGGTAGCCGACGCCGACGACAAAGCCGTCGGCGGCAAGACGCCGGGCGATCGCCGCGCCGATGCCGCGCGAGGCGCCGGTGACAAGCGCGGTGCGCTTTTCGGTCATGCGGCCAGCCTCGCGAGCGCGGACTCGAGCTCGTCCGCGTTCGAAACCGCGAGCGCCTCGGCGTCCGGAAGGATGCGCTTGACGAGCGCGGCGAGCCGGCCGCCGGGGCCGAACTCGACGAACACCCGCGCGCCCATTCTTGACGCCTCGCGAACGCACGCCTCGAACAAGACGCGCGACGTGACCTGGCGGTAGAGCAGATCGGAAAACTCGCCCGTGTCTTCGTGCGCGCGGGCGTCGACGTTGGAGATGACCGGCGCCGACGGCGCACCAAACGCGATTGCGGCGAGATCGTCGCGCAGGCGATCGGCGGCCGGCTGCATGAGCGGCGAGTGAAACGGCGCGGAGACCGGCAGCGGCGTCGCACGGCGCACGCCCGCGGCCTTCGCGGCGGCGACGGCGCGTTCGAGCGCGTCCGTTCGCCCGGAGATGACGATCTGGCCGCCGCCGTTCAGGTTCGCCGGCCACGCGTCGCCGGCCTCGCGGCAGGCGGCGTCGGCCGTTTGCTCGTCGCAACCGAGTAGAGCGACCATGCCGCCTTCGCCCGCGGGCACAGCCTCCTGCATGTATCGCCCGCGCGCCGAGACGAGGCGGATCGCGTTGGCAAGC includes the following:
- a CDS encoding SDR family NAD(P)-dependent oxidoreductase; amino-acid sequence: MTEKRTALVTGASRGIGAAIARRLAADGFVVGVGYREREDAARAVVAAIAQAGGRASPVAIDVTDSESVRAAVKN
- the fabD gene encoding ACP S-malonyltransferase, translated to MPRAAFLFSGQGSQAPGMGRDLYDRSAAARRVLDDAARAADFDLLALCFDGPAETLALTAYQQPSILAVSVAAHAAARDAGLPDPVCVFGHSLGEWSALVAADALALANAIRLVSARGRYMQEAVPAGEGGMVALLGCDEQTADAACREAGDAWPANLNGGGQIVISGRTDALERAVAAAKAAGVRRATPLPVSAPFHSPLMQPAADRLRDDLAAIAFGAPSAPVISNVDARAHEDTGEFSDLLYRQVTSRVLFEACVREASRMGARVFVEFGPGGRLAALVKRILPDAEALAVSNADELESALARLAA